The genomic region CGTAAGTTCTTTACATTTTTTGACACGATCAATAAATCAACTACTCAATTAGATATGCGTTTAGCTTTCTTAATCATCATTACATTAGTGGTATTAGCGGAAGAAGTTGGTGCCGAAAATATCTTAGGGGCATTCGTTGCCGGAATTGTAGTTAAATTACTTCAACCAGAAGAAGAAACTCAACGCAAACTTGATTCAATTGGATATGGAATTTTTATTCCTTACTTCTTCATTATAACTGGAGTGAAGCTAAACATTCCTTCATTATTAGCTTCTCCTAAGACATTAATATTAATACCATTATTCTTTATCGCATTTATTGTAGCTAAACTTCCTGCATACTTTGGCTACCGTACGCGTTTTTCAAAGGGAAATTCACGTGCTGCTGCCATTCTTTCAACAACAACAATTACATTAGTATTAGCTACTTTAACTGTCGCTGAAGAATTAAATGCAATTACTCCACAACAATCTGGGGCATTCATTTTAGCTGGTATTTTAACATGTATATTTGCTCCAATTTTATTCAACAAGTTATATAAACCAGAACCAGAAGATGTTCAAAAAACTAAAGTTACTATTATTGGCGCAAACTTCCTTACAATCCCTGCAGCTCAACAAGTTTCTAAAGACTGGTATGATGTGAAAATTTATACTGATAAACAAGCAGATTATACAACATATAAATCTCGTTCAAACGTTCAGTTAGTTAAGTCTCTAAATCCAGATGACCTAATTGAACAGGAAATTTTCGACACTGATATATTAGTGTTAGCATATAATACCTTAGTAAACTATAACTTGGCGATGAACGCTAAAAAGTATGGAGTAAAAGAAGTCATTGCTTATATTGAAAGTCGTGACCCTAATGATACAATGGAAAAAGAATTAGATGAAGCTGGCGTTGATACAATCAACAAGTTTAGTATGGATGTTAACATCTTACGGACTGCAATTGAATCACCATCAATGCTTCAAGTCCTTTCTGATGGTGGCGATGCTCACATTTACGAAGTTACTGTTCGAAATGCACGCTTTGCTGGTTTGGAAATTCACAAATTGCCATTTATTAAGGACATTACAATCAGTCGAATTTTCCGTAATCGACATGCTATTGCTCCTCACGGTGAAACACGAATTCAATTAAATGATCATATCATCTTCTCTGGTGAACGTGATGTTGTTCAAAAAATTCGTAAATCATTAGGCCGTCTAAATGAGGAAAATTACTAAAATTTTAAATAGATTGGGATAATAATATGAAATCAGTTATAATTGGTGGAATCGAAAACGAACAGCTTAATTTTGACTATACAATGGAAGAATTAGCGAATTTAGCCAATGCAGACAACATGGAAGTCGTTGGCGAGATCCGCCAAAATATTGAAAAACCTGTTTCTGCAACCTATTTTGGTAAAGGAAAAGTTGAAGAAATTCGTGAACAAGCAATTGCTTTAGACGCTGAAGCTTTAATTGTTAATGATGAACTTTTACCAACTCAAATTCGTAATCTTGAGGAAGAAACAGGACTAGATATTATTGATCGCACTGCTTTAATTTTAGATATTTTTGCTTCACGAGCACATACAAAAGTTGCAAAATTACAAGTAAAAATCGCACAACTACAATATCAGCTACCTCGAATCAGAACCGCAAGCATTAATAAAATGGATCAACAAACTGCTGGTGGTAATACAGGTGGTGGATTCACTAACCGTGGTACTGGTGAAACTCAAATTGAATTAAACCGGCGTACAATTCAAAAACAAATTTCTGCATTACGTAAGGAACTAAAAGAAGTCCAACGTGATACAGCCACACAACGTAAAAAGCGTCAAAAATCTGACTTAAAATCAGTTGCTTTAGTTGGGTATACTAATGCTGGTAAATCAACAACTATGAATAATATTCTTGATTATTTGGAAATTAATGATAGCAAACGCGTTTTTGAAAAAGACATGCTCTTTGCTACGTTAGATACATATGTCCGTAAAATCACTTTACCTGATAAAAAAGCATTTATCTTAAGTGATACCGTTGGATTTGTATCTAAATTACCTCACCAATTAGTTGAGGCCTTTAAATCAACATTATTAGAAGCTGCTGAAGCAGACCTCTTAATTCAAGTAGTCGATATCTCTGATCCAAATTATCGTCAAATGATTCAGACAACGGAAGATACATTACGCGATATTGGAGTTGATAACATTCCAATGATTTATGCTTTTAATAAAGCTGACAAAGCAAATATTCCTTATCCAACATTAGAAAGTAACCAGTTTACTTACTGTGCTAAAGACCAAAAATCAATTACTATGTTACTTGATTTATTGCATAAAGAATTATTTAAGGACTATCAAACTAAGAAGTTTCTTATTCCGTTTAACCAAGGCAAATACATTGATATTTTAAATCAACAAGCAAACATTAAAGAAACTGAATACCAAAATGATGGTACTTTAATTACCGCTGATGTTTCGCCTAAATTAAAACAACAATTAGCATCTTTCATAGTTGATGAAGATAAATAAAAAAGAAGTTGCAATATTGCAACTTCTTTTTTTATCTTCGACTTCTCCAATGTTTGTTAGGAACTTTAGTTTCCACAGTTTCATGTTGAGACCGTGACATTGTGGAAGTTTCTTCTACTGTTTCAGAAAAGCCTGAGTTAGTGCCTCCCACACGACTTTGTTGTGATGAGCTGTCAGCAGTTTCTTTTTTACGATATGCAATTTGTACATCTAAAGTAAATGGATTATTCTTTTCAATTAAACCACTTCGACCTAAAATTTTTTCAGGACCGCCTGTAATTACTGCTGTTGCTAAATATAATTGATACTTTTTCATTGCTTCTCTTGCACTCAATAATCCTACTTCACGGATGGTTGCAAGTTCTTTTCGCTCAATTTGGTTTAAACCACCATATATTACTAATGAATTTCCCTTTTGTGCTAATTCAAAATAAGGTAATGCAACTGGAGCACTTAATGCTTTTTGTGGTTTATTAAGCTTTTCCAATTTTTCGTAAATTTCAGCTTCACTTAATCCACCATAATCTAATTTTAAGTATCCCATTCGTGTTAATTGCTGTGCCAATTCTTGAATATTATGATGTTGTGTTCCTGAATGCACAACTGCTGCTGGTAAAAAGTTTTCATTTTTAAAAATCCCATTAGTTTGTACATATCCAGGCATTAACTCTCGTTTTTCTGCTTCTGCAGCTGACATTGGATCTTGTCCTTGCAAATGTAATTTTTTCTCTATCCAAGGAGAAACATCAATTTTAGATTTTTTTGTTTTTGTAAAATAATAAAGTAAATTCAAATATGAAAAATATAAAATTCCAATAAACGCTAACAAAAATAAAGTACCACGAAGAAAATACCCATTAATATAAAATTTTATTGCAACATATAGTAAATAAAAATTACCAATAGTAGCTAAAATAGTATAAATTCGATTCTTTAAAACTGTACTTAAATTGACATAATTTAAAGAAGCTCGAATCATATCAAGAAATGTAAACATCTATTATTCGACTCCTTTATTCTTGATTATTTGTATTAGTTTGATTATTTCCAGTTCCGCCAGTTGCATCGCGTGTTTGTTTTTGTTGTGTTTGCGATGTTTGGTTAGTCTGTTCATTAGTTTGATTATTTGTATCCGTATTATTATCTGTATTTGTATCTGTATTATTATTGTCTGCCTTTTGATCATTACCTGTTGTATTTGTCTTTTGACTAGTTTGGTTTTGATCATTATTAGTTTGTTCTTGTTTATTCGTTACACTTTGATTATCTGCTTTAACCGAAGTTTGATCTGCTGGCTTACTTGGAACATCCTCTTGCTTACTTTCATCGTTAGGCATCGAATGCACAATACTTGATTTTAAGCTAATCGATTTCTTTGCTACACTTGATGAAACTACGCTTGATTTAGGCTTTCCCTCTGATGTATGCGTAACTGTATTAACAGCGACATTAGTTGCTCCAAGTGCTAATACAGCAGAAAATATCGCAAATGGCGTAATAAATGGAGCTATTCGTTTCATTTAAAATTCCCCTCCCGTTTAATCTCTTCCTTAAAAATATTTTAATTTTTATTTATGATTAATTTTCTATCAATTTTTGAATTTTTCGTAACACTCCGCACAAATCCCGTAGATTTCAAATTTATGCCCATTAATTTTACATCCTGGCAATTGCCGTTGGAATTGTTCCATCGGACATTGTGACAATTCTTGAACTTTTCCGCAATTAGTACAAATAAAATGGTGATGATGCACATGTTTAAAATCACATTGATATTTAACCTGTAATACATTTCTTTTAGTTTGTAACTCAACAATTCCTAAGTGATTAAAATCTCGAATATTTCGATATATTGTATTATGACTCATTCGAGGATATAACTTATGCATATGTTCATCTACAGCGGATACATTAATATACTTATCTTGATATTGATTTAAGTATGCTAAAAGATCTTTTCGTTGCTTAGTTACTTTTAAATTGTTTTGTCTTAAAATTTGTAATGCACTATCAATCATTTTATATCCCCTTTAAAATTACCGATTGCATTAAATTTACCACCTGGATAACATAAATACAATACTTTTTTACTGAAATTTTTGCTGAATTTTTTGAACCGCTTGATCAATCTTTTTTTTAGTTAAATTCCAGTCATCATTATGTATAATTATCGTATTTTGTTTGATTTCAATTGGTACATTTAAATCTCTCTGACTTTCCTTGCTAGCCAATCTTTGCTTAACTAACTCAGCATTATCTCCTCGTTTAATTAATCTTTTTTTCAATTCTTTTAAATCACTTACTTGAATATGAAACACAGTTACCTGATTTCCTAAAGCTTTTACATATGAAATTGCTCCTGGTGTGTCTACAACTAATGTGGCAAAATCAGATTTTTTCCAAGCTTCTTGTAACGCTTCCTGTGATGACCCATATTTTTTCCCATCGTAATTTACAGATTCAAAATAGTGCTTTTGATCAAAGCTTTTATCAGTTTCAAAATAATAATCTACTCCATCAATCTCGTTATCTCGTTTTTTTCTTGTAGTATGTGTAATTACACGTGGCATCTGATATTTATCTTTTAAATATTGTTGAATCGTTGTTTTACCAGTACCTGAAGCACCACATAGAATTATCAAATGTTTCATTAAAAAGTATCCTTTCAATATTGCATCCTTAATGATTATATAATATACTTACAAAGTATCAATATGCCACTTTAGCTCAGTAGGTAGAGCATCACCATGGTAAGGTGGGGGTCGTCGGTTCAAACCCGATAAGTGGCTTAAAATTAGAAATCTTATAGGTGTGCATATTTTAACTACAATACAAAACAAGCTTTATAGCTTGTTTTTTTTGATTAATCCCCTTTATGGAACATTGATTAGATTCAAATTTAACACAAAAAAAGATTGTGACATGAAATGAAATACGTAACAATCATTAGAAATCCACTTCATTTGTTTGTCACAATCAATCTAATTATAAAACTTAATCCAATTCTTCTTGAGCCACAGTCTCTTCATTCCGAACTGCATGCCGGTAGAATAACCAACCTACAAGAGCAAAGAATACAGGCCCAAATGCTGTCCAAAAGGCAGTATAACCATCATGTTGCATAACTGGTTGAATAATAGTAAAGATAATGCCAAAGAAAATCGTAATCCAACTAATAGCACAAATTGTATCAGTTACTCTTTGATTCTTAAATACTTCAAATGGTCGATTTAAATTTTGAACTCGCTTGAAAAATGGGAATGCGAAAATTAAGAATAAATATGGTACAGATGAGGTAACATTGTTCATATCAGTCAAAACTGTGTAAAACTGTTGAGCATCTCTCCCACCAAATGAAACTCCGAAAATTACAACTCCCATCACAATGGCTTGCATCCACATTGCAAAAGCTGGCATCTTATGATCATTTAACTTGGTAAGCTTTTCTGGCCACAAACGCTTTGGAGATCCCATTAAAATAGTTTTTAATGGCGAGTAAATCAAGAAAATCATTGATCCAAATAGTGACATCATTTCTTCAAATCCAATTAGTCGATTAGTCCAATTTCCAATGATTAAAGCTTGATGAACTGATAAGTGGAAAATTTCACGTCCAATTGTATAACCAAGATTTTGCATTAAAACTAATGTAATATTTCCAAGGTTTGTTGAATTTGCTCCTAATACTTTGTTCCAATTAGCTGTTACACCCCAAAGGAAAATTCCTAAAGCATAAATTGATATCATTCCAATTCCTGCATAAATAATTCCTCGAGGAAAATTACGCTCAGGCTTATCAACTTGATCAATTGTTCCTCCCATAGTTTCCATCCCTGCATATGCAAAAACTGCATATACAAAGAAAGATAAGATAGCAATTGGTGACTTAAATTGTGAATTTGGTGATGAAACCATCGCATGAACTGATATTGGTTGAGCTAAATGTCCATGGTTGAAAAATAACATCAAAATACTTGCAGCAATGAATAATCCCGAAATTGCAAGGATAACTATTCCACTTGCCGAAGCGACCTTTTCAATCTTATCAAAACCTCGACTAGCTAACCACGTAATTAAACATAATAATCCGATTCCAATAATTCCTAGTGTTTCAGTTGAATTCAAACCTAAAAGATGCCAACTTTGTGTTGTATCCTTTCCAAAAATCAATCCTGAAATTGGAATACAAATTGTTGAGAATTGACTTAACAATGTAATAACCCAAGCTGCATACCAAACAAAGGCTCCGATAAAAGCAGGTTTCTCACCAAGTGAAGTTTCAAGCCATGAATAAATTCCTCCCTGGCTACCCTTTAATGCTGAACCATATTCAGCAAACATTAATGAGGTTGGAATAAAGAACAAAATGGCACCTGCAATATACCAGATAATTGCTCCATACCCCATTTGATAATATGCAGTAGTTACATTCCCCAGACCAAAGATTGATGCAAAAATCATCAATACAAGGGCCATTACTGACATCTTCTTTCGATTTTCCATAATAAAAAGACTCCCTATATTTAATTAAATAATTAATAAAGGTGTCACACTATCAACAAAATTTAAATAAATAAAAAGCCCTACTGTTGACTGAGCTCAATTTCAACTGTAAGACTTAAAAATTCTATTTATCCTATGTTGAATAATAGCGCTCCGCATAAAATTAATGCGACAGTCCGTAATCTCTTAAACTACGTCCCAATATATTATTAACTGTCTTTAATAATATATTTCGGCAAAATCCCCTTTCAGTTAATTTCAACGTTTAACAGAAACTCCATTAACCTACTAATGTTTTTTGCAACCTCTATTATTTTATTTAATTCAAATAATAAAACTATATTTTTTTAATGTCAACCCTAAATAAATTCTCCAAATTACACAATCATTGTTTTTTTTATTAATAGGTTAGATCTATACTTTATTAAGTCATAGAAATGAGGTTACTATGACAAATAAAAAAAAGTGTAATAATTGTAAAAAATTTAATTGTTGTTGTAAAAAAGTAATTGATAATGATTACTTGCTTACAGTTTTTACTAGGTATGCACCTTTAGTAACTAAAATATGCAGTAAATATTACATAAATTTATATGATTTAGAAGATTTAATGCAAGAAGCTTTTATTACTTGTTATAAATCACTTGATAGTTATAATCCTAATTTAGATGTATCCTTTGGAACTTTTTTCTATTTAAATCTTGAACGTAGATTTTGCAGCTTACTTAGAGAACAAAGTTCCTATAAAAGAAAGGCTAACTTAATAACAACTCCTTTTGATCCTTTTATTCATAATTCAAAAGTGCCTGTAGAATACAAAATTAATCGTTTTGATATTGAAGTAACTTATTTTGGGAAATTAGAATTCAAAAACATTATTAAAAATCTGACTTCATTTGAAAATGAAATTCTTTCTTTGTATTTCAATACTCATTTAACTCCCAAACAAATTGCTAATAAATTAAATATCACTAACAATAAAGTATATAATACTTTATATAAAGTTAGACGAGAACTATCAAAAAGGCTATATGAAAGTTAATAATAAAATTTAATAATCCTATAATATTTCCAACACTACATAACATATTTTAACAAATTATTTTTTATCATTAATTACACACAAAAAGAAGATTGCAATAGATGCAATCTTCTTTTTTAAGTAAAAAAATAAGCGGAAGACGGGATTCGAACCCGCGACCCCCACCATGGCAAGGTGGTGTTCTACCACTGAACTACTTCCGCAATGATTGCACGGCGACTTCCTACCCTTGCAAGAGGCGTTCCTCTAACTACTATCGGCGTTTTGAAGCTTAACTTCTGTGTTCGGAATGGAAACAGGTGTATCCTTCAAGCCATCATCACCGCACTTTGTGCTTTTGAGAAAACCTTGTTCTCTCAAAACTAGCTAATAATTTATTCTTTTGACCTTCACCGCTTTTTTAACCTTTGGTTAAGTCCTCGACCGATTAGTAATGGTCCGCTCCATGCATCGCTGCACTTCCACTTCCATCCTATCTACCTGATCATCTCTCAGGGGTCTTACTTCCTTACGGAATGGGAAATCCGATCTTGAGGTGAGTTTCGCACTTAGATGCTTTCAGCGTTTATCTCATCCATACATAGCTACCCAGCGATGCCTTTGGCAAGACAACTGGTACACCAGCGGTATGTCCATCCCGGTCCTCTCGTACTAAGGACAGATCCTCTCAAATTTCCTACGCCCGCGACGGATAGGGACCGAACTGTCTCACGACGTTCTGAACCCAGCTCGCGTACCGCTTTAATGGGCGAACAGCCCAACCCTTGGGACCGACTACAGCCCCAGGATGCGATGAGCCGACATCGAGGTGCCAAACCTCCCCGTCGATGTGGACTCTTGGGGGAGATAAGCCTGTTATCCCCAGGGTAGCTTTTATCCGTTGAGCGATGGCCCTTCCATACGGAACCACCGGATCACTAAGCCCGACTTTCGTCCCTGCTCGACTTGTAGGTCTCGCAGTCAAGCTCCCTTCTGCCTTTACACTCTGCGAATGATTTCCAACCATTCTGAGGGAACCTTTGGGCGCCTCCGTTACCTTTTAGGAGGCGACCGCCCCAGTCAAACTGCCCACCTGACACTGTCTCCCGCCGTGATTGCCGGCGTGGGTTAGAGTGTTCATACAACTAGGGTAGTATCCCACCAACGCCTCCAGCGAAACTAGCGTTCCGCCTTCAATGGCTCCTACCTATCCTGTACAAGTTATACAAACACCCAATATCAAGCTACAGTAAAGCTCCATGGGGTCTTTCCGTCCTGTCGCGGGTAACCCGCATCTTCACGGGTATTATAATTTCACCGAGTCTCTCGTTGAGACAGTGCCCAGATCGTTACGCCTTTCGTGCGGGTCGGAACTTACCCGACAAGGAATTTCGCTACCTTAGGACCGTTATAGTTACGGCCGCCGTTTACTGGGGCTTCAATTCAAAGCTTCGCCGAAGCTAACTTTTCCTCTTAACCTTCCAGCACCGGGCAGGCGTCAGCCCCTATACTTCATCTTACGATTTTGCAGAAACCTGTGTTTTTGATAAACAGTCGCCTGGGCCTTTTCACTGCGGCTGACCCGGAGGTCAGCACCCCTTCTCCCGAAGTTACGGGGTCATTTTGCCGAGTTCCTTAACGAGAGTTCTCTCGCTCACCTTAGGATACTCTCCTCGACTACCTGTGTCGGTTTGCGGTACGGGTATTAATTTTCTCACTAGAAGCTTTTCTTGGCAGTGTGACGTCGATCACTTCACTACTTTAATTTCGTTCCCCATCGTAACTTGTCGTTGTGTATTCAAGCATTTGACTCTCATACCGACTTATTACTTGGACGCACATTTCCGTTCGTGCGCATCTCTAGCCTCCTGCGTCCCTCCATCGTTCAAACAAAAATTAATAGTACAGGAATCTCAACCTGTTATCCATCGCTTACGCCTCTCGGCCTCAGCTTAGGTCCCGACTAACCCTGGGCGGACGAGCCTTCCCCAGGAAACCTTAGTCATTCGGTGGATTAGATTCTCACTAATCTTTCGCTACTCATACCGGCATTCTCACTTCTAAGCGCTCCACCAGTCCTTACGGTCTGACTTCGTTGCCCTTAGAACGCTCTCCTACCATGCACTACGTGCATCCACGATTTCGGTAATGTGTTTAGCCCCGTTACATTTTCGGCGCAGGATCACTCGACTAGTGAGCTATTACGCACTCTTTGAATGGTGGCTGCTTCTGAGCCAACATCCTAGTTGTCTATGCAATCCCACATCCTTTTCCACTTAACACATATTTAGGGACCTTAATCGGTGGTCTGGGCTGTTTCCCTTTCGACTACGGATCTTATCACTCGCAGTCTGACTCCCGGATATAGATCTGTGGCATTCGGAGTTTATCTGAATTCAGTAACTCTTGATGAGCCCCTAGTCCAAACAGTGCTCTACCTCCACGATCCTCAACTCCGAGGCTAGCCCTAAAGCTATTTCGGAGAGAACCAGCTATCTCCAAGTTCGTTTGGAATTTCACCGCTACCCACACCTCATCCTAGCATTTTTCAACATACACAGGTTCGGTCCTCCAGTGCGTTTTACCGCACCTTCAACCTGGACATGGGTAGGTCACCTGGTTTCGGGTCTACACCTACATACTCTTGCGCCCTATTCAGACTCGCTTTCGCTGCGGCTCCGACTTTGCGGTCTTAACCTCGCATGCAAGCGTAACTCGCCGGTTCATTCTACAAAAGGCACGCCATCACTCGTTAATGAGCTTTGACTACTTGTAGGCACATGGTTTCAGGAACTATTTCACTCCCCTCCCGGGGTGCTTTTCACCTTTCCCTCACGGTACTGGTTCACTATCGGTCACTAGGTAGTATTTAGCCTTGGGAGATGGTCCTCCCGGATTCCGACGGAGTTTCACGTGTTCCGCCGTACTCAGGATCCTGAACTGAGGAAACAACGTTTCGTTTACAGGACTATCACCTTCTCTGGTTGATCTTCCCAGATCATTCAACTACGTTATTTCTTGGTAACTCGGATGTTCAGTCCTACAACCCCAAAAAGCAAGCTTCTTGGTTTGGGCTGTTCCCGTTTCGCTCGCCGCTACTCAGGGAATCGAATTTCTTTCTCTTCCTGCGGGTACTTAGATGTTTCAGTTCCCCGCGTCTTCCTTCAACTAAGCTATGAATTCACTTAGTGATGAAACCTAACGGTTTCGGGTTTCCCCATTCGGAAATCTCCGGATCATTGCTTACTTACAGCTAACCGAAGCATATCGCAGTTAGTCACGTCCTTCATCGGCTCCTAGTGCCAAGGCATCCACCATGCGCCCTTAATAACTTAACCTGAACTGATTTGATCAGTTGGTTTATGAGTTTAGCGAATTAAGAACTTTGATTCTTGTTAAAACTCTTAAAAACGCGGTGTTCTCGGTTTATTAAGAAATAAATTATTATCTAGTTTTCAAAGAACAAGTTTGATGAACTAATTCATCAATGGAGCCTAGGAGAGTCGAACTCCTGACCTCCTGCGTGCAAAGCAGGCGCTCTCCCAACTGAGCTAAGGCCCCATTATTGATGGACCTGAATGGACTCGAACCATCGACCTCACGCTTATCAGGCGTGCGCTCTAAACCAGCTGAGCTACAGGTCCATTAATATTGAGTAGATCTCTCAAAACTGAATAAGTTTCGACAATGTGCAGTTTCCGTATTTTTTCCTTAGAAAGGAGGTGATCCAGCCGCAGGTTCTCCTACGGCTACCTTGTTACGACTTCACCCCAATCATCTGTCCCACCTTAGACGGCTAGCTCCATAAAGGTTACCCCACCGGCTTTGGGTGTTACAAACTCTCATGGTGTGACGGGCGGTGTGTACAAGGCCCGGGAACGTATTCACCGCGGCATGCTGATCCGCGATTACTAGCGATTCCGACTTCATGCAGGCGAGTTGCAGCCTGCAATCCGAACTGAGAACGACTTTAAGAGATTAGCTTGACCTCGCGATTTCGCGACTCGTTGTATCGTCCATTGTAGCACGTGTGTAGCCCAGGTCATAAGGGGCATGATGACTTGACGTCATCCCCACCTTCCTCCGGTTTGTCACCGGCAGTCTCGCCAGAGTGCCCAACTGAATGATGGCAACTGACAACAAGGGTTGCGCTCGTTGCGGGACTTAACCCAACATCTCACGACACGAGCTGACGACAGCCATGCACCACCTGTCATTTTGTCCCCGAAGGGAAAACCTGATCTCTCAGGTGGTCAAAAGATGTCAAGACCTGGTAAGGTTCTTCGCGTTGCTTCGAATTAAACCACATGCTCCACCGCTTGTGCGGGCCCCCGTCAATTCCTTTGAGTTTCAACCTTGCGGTCGTACTCCCCAGGCGGAATGCTTATTGCGTTAGCTGCGGCACTGAAGGGCGGAAACCCTCCAACACCTAGCATTCATCGTTTACGGCGTGGACTACCAGGGTATCTAATCCTGTTCGCTACCCACGCTTTCGAACCTCAGCGTCAGTTACAGACCAGAGAGCCGCTTTCGCCACTGGTGTTCTTCCATATATCTACGCATTTCACCGCTACACATGGAGTTCCACTCTCCTCTTCTGCACTCAAGTCTTCCAGTTTCCAATGCACATCTCCGGTTAAGCCGAAGGCTTTCACATCAGACTTAAAAGACCGCCTGCGTTCCCTTTACGCCCAATAAATCCGGACAACGCTTGCCACCTACGTATTACCGCGGCTGCTGGCACGTAGTTAGCCGTGACTTGCTGGTTAGATACCGTCAACGCATGAACAGTTACTCTCACACGTGTTCTTCTCTAACAACAGAACTTTACGATCCGAAGACCTTCTTCATTCACGCGGCGTTGCTCCATCAGGCTTGCGCCCATTGTGGAAGATTCCCTACTGCTGCCTCCCGTAGGAGTATGGGCCGTGTCTCAGTCCCATTGTGGCCGATCAACCTCTCAGTTCGGCTACGTATCATCACCTTGGTGAGCCTTTACCTCACCAACTAGTTAATACGCCGCGGGTCCATCCAAAAGCGATAGCAGAACCATCTTTCACATCACAAGCATGCGCTTGTCATGGTTATACGGTATTAGCACTTGTTTCCAAATGTTATCCCCTTCTTTTGGGCAGGTTACCCACGTGTTACTCACCCGTCCGCCACTCGAAATTCTTACGGTGGATGCAAGCATCCGGTGTAAGATTTTCTCGTTCGACTTGCATGTATTAGGCACGCCGCCAGCGTTCGTCCTGAGCCAGGATCAAACTCTCATTTTAAAAGTTTTGTGACTCATAAATTTTACTAGCGAATTGACTTCGCAAATGTTTTTGCATTCATTTTCATGAATTGCCCTGCACATTTGTTCATCGAAACATATTCAGTTTTCAAAGATCTACATGTTCAATGTCTTACATGAGACAACTTATAAATAATATGATATTTATAAAGAAATGTCAACGATTTTTTTAAATATTTTTAAAAAAACTTTTTCTAAGTTGTCTCAGTAACAACATTTACTACTATACAGAGTTAAATAAAATTCGTCAAGCTATTTTTGAAATAAATTGACTGTTTTTTTATTTTTTTCTATACTTATCAGATGTTGGTTAAAATTAAATTAATCAATTATATAACTATCCTATTTAAGAGAGCAGGCTTAATGTGAAAAAAGAAAAAAATAAAAAACTATTCGACAGTACCGTAATTAAATTCATTTTCGTTGGTATTATTAATACTGTTGTTGGTTGGATAGCAATGTTTATTACAATGCATTTAATGGACATCGCTGAAATTAATCATACTATTAATTATTGGACATCATCGGCCGTTAATATAATTGTAGGTAGTATCGTTAGTTATATTTTAAATAAAAACTTCACAT from Ligilactobacillus cholophilus harbors:
- a CDS encoding sigma-70 family RNA polymerase sigma factor yields the protein MTNKKKCNNCKKFNCCCKKVIDNDYLLTVFTRYAPLVTKICSKYYINLYDLEDLMQEAFITCYKSLDSYNPNLDVSFGTFFYLNLERRFCSLLREQSSYKRKANLITTPFDPFIHNSKVPVEYKINRFDIEVTYFGKLEFKNIIKNLTSFENEILSLYFNTHLTPKQIANKLNITNNKVYNTLYKVRRELSKRLYES
- the yjeM gene encoding glutamate/gamma-aminobutyrate family transporter YjeM, translated to MENRKKMSVMALVLMIFASIFGLGNVTTAYYQMGYGAIIWYIAGAILFFIPTSLMFAEYGSALKGSQGGIYSWLETSLGEKPAFIGAFVWYAAWVITLLSQFSTICIPISGLIFGKDTTQSWHLLGLNSTETLGIIGIGLLCLITWLASRGFDKIEKVASASGIVILAISGLFIAASILMLFFNHGHLAQPISVHAMVSSPNSQFKSPIAILSFFVYAVFAYAGMETMGGTIDQVDKPERNFPRGIIYAGIGMISIYALGIFLWGVTANWNKVLGANSTNLGNITLVLMQNLGYTIGREIFHLSVHQALIIGNWTNRLIGFEEMMSLFGSMIFLIYSPLKTILMGSPKRLWPEKLTKLNDHKMPAFAMWMQAIVMGVVIFGVSFGGRDAQQFYTVLTDMNNVTSSVPYLFLIFAFPFFKRVQNLNRPFEVFKNQRVTDTICAISWITIFFGIIFTIIQPVMQHDGYTAFWTAFGPVFFALVGWLFYRHAVRNEETVAQEELD